A window of the Elusimicrobiota bacterium genome harbors these coding sequences:
- a CDS encoding cation-efflux pump — protein sequence MNENIQPHGHNSAQANKEKKSVALSSVGAAVALVGTKLVIGLWTNSLGILSEAAHSGLDLLAALVTYWAVRVSSRPADADHAYGHGKVENLSALFETILLLATCVWIVREAAKRLFFVDTPVTVNIWSFLVIILSIIINISRARALRHTAEKWGSQALEADALHFESDIWSSYVVLAGLGCVLAANRFNLPWMVKADSIAALGVAIIVVHACWVLGKKSVDDLIDAIPGGLREKVASAARVAGVAEVLKTRVRRSGPEIFADVTLSVQHGTTFEKSHHIADMAEASVKEAIPQADVVVHVEPCHDSDPDLPSSVRALAEKHGLGAHNIRIYEEDGRRAVELHLEVEGALTVEEAHRKAEIFEQELKAAGHGLIEITTHLEPAGEAPKPDAAETADTASAAAALEDFPLPEGIRPHHIRVRRTEGGLLISLHLALPAKAPLNEAHNLAERLEGHLRAKMPGVARVTIHQEPFKN from the coding sequence ATGAATGAAAACATCCAGCCGCACGGACACAATTCCGCGCAGGCCAATAAAGAAAAAAAATCCGTGGCGCTGTCTTCGGTCGGCGCCGCCGTGGCGCTTGTCGGCACCAAACTGGTAATAGGCCTTTGGACCAACAGCCTTGGCATACTGTCCGAGGCCGCGCATTCCGGCCTTGACCTGCTTGCCGCCCTGGTCACATATTGGGCGGTGCGCGTCTCAAGCCGCCCCGCCGACGCCGACCACGCCTACGGCCACGGCAAAGTGGAAAATCTTTCAGCCCTGTTCGAAACCATCCTGCTTTTGGCCACCTGCGTGTGGATAGTACGGGAGGCGGCTAAAAGGCTGTTCTTCGTGGACACGCCGGTGACGGTGAACATCTGGTCTTTCCTTGTGATAATCCTTTCCATCATCATTAACATTTCCAGGGCCCGCGCGCTGCGGCACACCGCTGAAAAATGGGGCAGCCAGGCGCTGGAGGCCGACGCGCTGCATTTTGAAAGCGATATCTGGTCTTCTTACGTTGTGCTGGCAGGCCTTGGCTGTGTGCTGGCCGCCAACCGCTTTAATCTGCCCTGGATGGTAAAGGCGGACTCGATAGCGGCACTCGGCGTGGCAATAATCGTGGTGCACGCCTGCTGGGTGCTCGGCAAAAAATCCGTGGACGACCTTATTGACGCCATCCCGGGCGGCCTGCGCGAAAAAGTAGCCTCGGCGGCCAGGGTGGCCGGAGTTGCCGAAGTGCTGAAAACCAGGGTAAGACGTTCCGGACCTGAAATCTTCGCGGATGTAACGCTGTCAGTACAACACGGCACCACCTTTGAAAAATCGCATCATATAGCGGACATGGCCGAGGCCTCGGTTAAAGAGGCTATCCCCCAGGCGGACGTAGTGGTGCATGTTGAGCCCTGCCATGACTCTGACCCGGACCTGCCGTCATCCGTAAGAGCTCTTGCCGAAAAACACGGACTGGGAGCGCACAATATAAGGATTTACGAAGAGGACGGGAGGCGCGCGGTGGAACTGCACCTTGAAGTGGAAGGCGCCCTTACCGTTGAAGAGGCCCACCGCAAAGCTGAGATTTTTGAACAGGAACTGAAAGCTGCCGGACACGGCCTGATTGAAATAACCACCCACCTTGAGCCGGCAGGTGAAGCGCCAAAACCGGACGCGGCTGAAACAGCGGACACGGCTTCAGCGGCGGCGGCGCTTGAAGATTTTCCCCTGCCCGAAGGAATACGCCCTCATCACATCCGCGTCAGGCGGACCGAAGGAGGGCTTTTAATATCCCTGCACCTGGCCCTGCCCGCGAAAGCGCCGCTGAATGAGGCTCACAACCTGGCTGAAAGGCTTGAAGGCCATCTGCGGGCCAAAATGCCCGGCGTAGCCAGGGTAACCATACACCAGGAACCTTTCAAAAACTGA
- a CDS encoding phosphatase PAP2 family protein yields the protein MIFNLKRSRGAVSAFFCAFTLVFYSGVNARAAEPEISSFPGDVLKETGRVFTSPARMSPADGYWLAGLAGGGLLIYSMDGQIRHAFKKNKSSFNDSAANTLEKLGNGAYDLGFLGVYGAAGCLLKKPEMTGTAMLAAESFAAANAAGTVVKVMAGRARPYAGEGKGGFTPFHAKTAYTSFPSGHATSAFSVASVIAARYESTAVGIIAYSLASGVAMQRIYADKHWASDVFAGAALGTVVGRAVVKNAKTKKEKTAYLLPVFAPGYSGALAVFSF from the coding sequence ATGATTTTTAACTTAAAAAGATCACGCGGCGCGGTATCGGCGTTTTTTTGCGCTTTTACGCTGGTTTTTTATTCCGGTGTAAATGCGCGCGCGGCGGAACCGGAGATAAGTAGTTTTCCCGGAGATGTTCTCAAAGAAACGGGCAGGGTTTTTACCTCGCCGGCGCGGATGAGCCCGGCTGACGGCTACTGGCTGGCCGGACTTGCCGGCGGCGGGCTTTTGATCTATTCAATGGACGGGCAGATAAGACACGCTTTTAAAAAAAACAAATCTTCGTTCAATGACAGCGCGGCCAATACGCTTGAAAAATTAGGCAACGGCGCTTATGACCTGGGATTTCTTGGGGTTTATGGGGCGGCGGGTTGTCTTTTGAAAAAACCCGAAATGACCGGCACGGCAATGCTTGCGGCCGAGTCTTTCGCGGCTGCCAATGCCGCCGGCACGGTTGTTAAAGTAATGGCCGGGCGCGCGCGGCCATATGCCGGGGAGGGGAAAGGCGGTTTTACGCCTTTTCACGCCAAAACCGCTTATACTTCATTCCCGTCGGGCCACGCCACAAGCGCTTTCTCGGTGGCTTCAGTAATAGCCGCCCGCTATGAGAGTACGGCGGTCGGCATTATCGCTTACTCTTTGGCCTCCGGCGTGGCCATGCAGCGGATATACGCGGACAAGCACTGGGCCTCGGATGTTTTTGCGGGGGCGGCGTTGGGTACTGTGGTGGGCAGGGCCGTGGTTAAAAACGCCAAAACCAAAAAAGAAAAAACCGCTTACTTGCTGCCTGTGTTCGCGCCCGGCTACAGCGGCGCTCTGGCGGTTTTCAGTTTTTGA